TCAAGCCAGACAAAGAAGGGTAAAATTTACAGTCTGTACCAGTAGGCAACCTGAATATTAATTCAACTTGACTACCTTGATCAGGCAACGCCTCAGTAGTCGTTATCTCAGCATCATCAACAAGTATTTCGTCAAACAGGTTCGAATTTAATTCTCTGATAGACTTGATCAAACTGATCACATCAGTATCAATGGCTAATAGCGACGAGAACACCCCACCACTTATTGGGGGTCTATTTGCCTTGCGGTACAATTTTACTATGGGAGCAAGAGCCATGACTTACTCCTCTGGCCTGTTTTCTAGCTCTTCACAGATTTTTTCGATCAAACTATCAGGTAGATCCTTTATCGTAATGCGATTATTTTCTCGGTCGTAATATATTTGAGCAGCGTCAGTCACCCCGAGAGCATGACGTTCAAATTTAAGATCCCAATTGTCAGCACTGTAAATAATATGCGTGTGTTTTTTTAATGCAGCCTTGTTTACGGGAAATTCAACTGGTACAGCATGCTCTTCACTATTCAGATGTGAGATGAGAGCACAAGCCATCTCGTCGACTTGGCCCGGCTCTCCAGCTGGCATGAACTGACGTGCTATCTCTTCCACCTCGCTGAGTTTAACGGATTCTCCTACCTCCTCTTTTCTCGAAAGGTATGCAAGCAAGTTGTCTTTAAACCTCTTGCGAAAAGGGTTAAGAGCGTCGTTGTTTCTAAAAAATGCTGTACTTTCTTTAACCAAAGTGTCGGTAGCACGTGCTGATGCAGCTCCGGGGGCGCAACCAAGTGCAGTTACAAAATAACCAGCCGCCGTCTTTCCAGCATTTGGGCTTACAAAACTCAGATAGCTCAACTCTTGACGGTCAGCCTCAGGTGCAGCAAGATATGCAGACAACTTCCCGAAATTAACGCGAGCTGCCTGGTAGAGGCGATTCATATCAAGCTCTGTGAGTTCCTCTGGTTCAAGGCCTTCGCTAAGCCTTATTCCCTCTTTTTGCTTGATCATTGCTATTATGAAAAACCTTGACTGAGCGCTTGAATAATCAGCGAAAAGTATATAGCCCCCGGATGACGCTTGGCTTGATTCAGCTTTTCTATACAGTTCGTCCATTGCGACTCGCGTTAGTGCCATAAACTGCGCGTCATCCGGGGTCGCAGATTCAGTATATGTGCTAAAACTGCCCGGAAAGGCTCCGCTGCCGTCGCCAGTACGGAAGGTTCCATAATGGGCGCTGTTGTTGCGAGTGCCATAAAGCGACGTGATGCCGTCAACCAACTTTAGCACAATCCCGTTAGTAGGATCTAGAACGGCTGCCCTTAGGTTAGATGGTTGAATTGGTTGGTGCTGTTCTTTAACAAGCTCATGAATTACTACCTTGTTAATGATGATATCAGGCATACATCCCCCTAAGTTCTTTTTCCGATAACAGCACAAATTCGGTAATACAGCTGCTCTTTCAGACTTTCAGGCGTTTCCCACACAATGTGATTGTACTGTCGTGTGTCGAAATGAATTTTATCGAGCTCGTCTTTTTTCACGCACCAGATCACCGGTCGATTCAAACCCATGGCATAGCCGGCCTCAAAATAAACTCCTTGTTTTTGCTGCGTGACGTCAGCAACAACAAATAGCGAATCCTTGATGTCGGAAATGATCTTGGCGTCGATCCGGTCAATGTGCTCTTCCTTGTCGATCCGGTGAGCCTTGTAACCTGCCTTCTCGATAGCTGACTTTATCCCTTCTTCCCAAATAGCGTCTAATATCTTGTCGAAAGACATGGCGACAAAGACCTGATCGGTAAAAGTAGGTTTCCAAGCTTCAGAATCGAGATTGTCCCACCCTCGCGGGCTGATTTTCACTTCACTACTACCAATTATAGCGCTACGTGTAACCAATCCGCGCTGCTCAAGTGACTCCAATAAGTATTCAAACTCGTCGCAATTTACGGCCCAGGCGATCGGGTAATCAGTGTCCGGGTTCAATGTAACTTCTTTGCCGGGGTATACGGTGCGGCGTTCTATAGCCCTAAGCAGAAGCAACTGCTTCTCAAGCACAGAATACTGGCGAAAATTTTTAATCGTTTCATCTATTGAATTGGTGAGCAACTCAGGCTTTGGGCGTTTGTTTTCCTCTTGATTTCTAATCCATGCCGACAAACGCGGATCGGCATCTCCGCTCCGCTGATTTATTTCGGCAGTCCGGGAAATAAAAAAAGGCCCACAAACCGCGCATTCATAGGAAAAGCCATCTCTAGTACGATATTCATCATTTTCAATCATTCTGACGTACGAAG
Above is a window of Trichlorobacter lovleyi SZ DNA encoding:
- a CDS encoding nucleoid-associated protein, whose protein sequence is MPDIIINKVVIHELVKEQHQPIQPSNLRAAVLDPTNGIVLKLVDGITSLYGTRNNSAHYGTFRTGDGSGAFPGSFSTYTESATPDDAQFMALTRVAMDELYRKAESSQASSGGYILFADYSSAQSRFFIIAMIKQKEGIRLSEGLEPEELTELDMNRLYQAARVNFGKLSAYLAAPEADRQELSYLSFVSPNAGKTAAGYFVTALGCAPGAASARATDTLVKESTAFFRNNDALNPFRKRFKDNLLAYLSRKEEVGESVKLSEVEEIARQFMPAGEPGQVDEMACALISHLNSEEHAVPVEFPVNKAALKKHTHIIYSADNWDLKFERHALGVTDAAQIYYDRENNRITIKDLPDSLIEKICEELENRPEE